From the genome of Malus sylvestris chromosome 6, drMalSylv7.2, whole genome shotgun sequence, one region includes:
- the LOC126626700 gene encoding 21 kDa protein-like: MEGNLTPFVLLLALLTLQLCSADAFPSRSNTQYIRTSCSVTNYPRLCYNSLSIYAGKIKTNPKALAHTALNVTIAATQETSVIMRRLSKIHGLKPIESAAALDCMEEIGDAVDELQNSIDELSHVIRGSNFWLQMSDIQTWVSVALTDEDTCMDGFDEHNMSGRVENLVRRYIVNVAHLTCNALALINSYASASTEAFLP, encoded by the coding sequence ATGGAAGGCAATCTTACTCCCTTTGTACTATTATTGGCTCTGCTTACTCTCCAATTATGCAGTGCTGATGCATTTCCTAGCAGATCCAACACTCAGTACATAAGAACATCGTGCAGCGTCACAAACTATCCGAGGCTGTGCTACAACTCGCTCTCCATCTACGCCGGAAAAATCAAGACCAACCCGAAAGCACTAGCACACACTGCTCTTAACGTGACCATTGCTGCCACCCAAGAAACATCTGTGATCATGAGAAGGCTGTCCAAAATCCATGGCTTGAAACCCATAGAGTCTGCAGCAGCGCTTGACTGCATGGAGGAGATTGGTGATGCTGTTGACGAGCTCCAAAACTCGATAGATGAATTGAGTCATGTGATTAGGGGATCAAATTTCTGGCTTCAAATGAGTGATATCCAAACATGGGTTAGTGTTGCATTGACAGATGAGGACACCTGCATGGATGGATTTGATGAACATAATATGAGTGGAAGGGTGGAGAATCTTGTCCGTAGGTACATAGTGAATGTTGCGCATCTTACTTGCAATGCTTTGGCGCTAATCAACAGCTACGCCTCGGCCTCGACTGAAGCGTTTTTGCCGTAG